In Phoenix dactylifera cultivar Barhee BC4 chromosome 11, palm_55x_up_171113_PBpolish2nd_filt_p, whole genome shotgun sequence, the following are encoded in one genomic region:
- the LOC103697952 gene encoding LOW QUALITY PROTEIN: protein YABBY 2-like (The sequence of the model RefSeq protein was modified relative to this genomic sequence to represent the inferred CDS: deleted 1 base in 1 codon) produces the protein MSAQITTEHVCYVHCNFCNTILAVSVPGNNLLNVVTVRCGHCTNLLYVNMSGLLQTVPLQEIQAHNVGSEDHRVECGSSSKCSRTSLMYSMLNDQQQTLPIRPPEKRQRVPSAYNRFIKEEIQRIKANNPDISHREAFSTAAKNWAHFPHIHFGLNLNGNKQVKLDDAIAAPGGQKPQRFY, from the exons ATGTCGGCGCAAATCACCACCGAGCATGTTTGCTACGTCCACTGTAACTTCTGCAATACCATCCTCGCG GTTAGTGTCCCAGGCAACAAT TTGCTCAACGTTGTAACTGTCAGATGCGGGCATTGTACTAATCTGCTGTATGTAAACATGAGTGGTTTGCTTCAAACAGTCCCTCTTCAAGAAATTCAG GCTCACAATGTGGGGTCCGAAGATCATCGTGTGGAGTGTGGATCATCATCCAAATGCAGCAGGACTTCTCTAATGTACTCAATGCTGAATGATCAACAGCAAACGCTACCAATACGTC CCCCGGAGAAGAGACAGCGTGTTCCTTCTGCATACAATAGGTTTATCAA AGAAGAGATACAAAGGATAAAGGCTAACAATCCAGACATTAGCCATAGGGAAGCTTTCAGCACTGCAGCAAAGAAT TGGGCACATTTTCCTCACATCCATTTTGGGCTGAATCTCAATGGTAATAAACAAGTAAAGCTTGATGATGCTATTGCTGCACCAGGTGGCCAAAAACCTCAGCGTTTCTATTGA